A region of Anopheles merus strain MAF chromosome 2R, AmerM5.1, whole genome shotgun sequence DNA encodes the following proteins:
- the LOC121589943 gene encoding transformer-2 protein homolog alpha-like, which produces MANTKAILTIEGSSTITTYTIISTPPRTPTTGPATSPQDPQLSPPTPPTSSINLPITSDTPNRTTSEERAPNPSDESPPPPPSRISPQQAEDNNKLDCSERFERRRNSFFESIRAVVVRGTNSRHQQQATNQLDTEEGSDELQSLRAPAATTASHHHQRSNVDFGPADRTTATTAANITSTANIASTTTTITSANSYSRNKSTTRSWPVIHRNNSYYRYQTSSGSGGGSGGGGGGGGGGESGTQQSSSAHRRQPSSHQHGYLQYDYDAPLLQYGGGGGGGGLSYYPPNDTNNNTLVSQH; this is translated from the exons ATGGCCAATACGAAAGCTATTTTAACGATTGAGGGAT CGTCGACGATAACCACCTACACTATCATATCCACACCACCAAGGACACCGACAACAGGCCCAGCAACGTCCCCGCAAGATCCACAATTgtcaccaccaacaccaccgacCAGCAGCATTAATTTGCCGATCACTTCTGATACACCGAACCGAACAACCTCCGAAGAACGTGCTCCGAACCCTTCGGACGAatcacctccaccaccaccatcacgcaTCAGCCCCCAACAGGCGGAAGACAATAATAAGTTGGACTGCAGTGAGCGCTTCGAGCGGCGTAGAAACTCCTTTTTCGAAAGCATTCGCGCAGTAGTGGTACGTGGCACCAATAGCAGACACCAACAACAGGCAACGAACCAACTCGACACGGAAGAAGGCAGCGACGAGCTGCAATCACTGCGTgcgccagcagcaacaacagcttcGCATCATCACCAACGGTCCAACGTGGATTTTGGACCCGCCGACAGGACGACAGCAACGACGGCCGCCAATATTACTTCCACCGCAAACAtcgcctccaccaccaccaccatcacgtcGGCGAACAGTTACTCCCGGAATAAGTCGACCACACGCAGCTGGCCCGTGATACATCGTAACAATTCCTACTACCGCTACCAAACATCCAGTGGCAGTGGCGGCGgaagcggcggcggtggtggtggtggtggtggtggcgaaaGTGGGACTCAACAGTCCTCCTCCGCTCACCGGCGACAACCATCATCGCATCAGCACGGCTATCTACAGTACGATTACGATGCACCCCTGCTGCAgtacggtggcggcggcggtggcggcggcttAAGCTACTACCCGCCCAATGATACGAACAACAACACGCTGG TCTCCCAGCATTGA
- the LOC121587993 gene encoding protein NASP homolog: MAEKSETLVTKEEKINEAKELFGRGSRNYCMKQYADAADDLSACCSIYSELYGPNAEELGLPYLMYAKSLIALGKDENNLIAAADDGEEVDEDDEEDEEGEEGGEEEEEAAAAGGAAEGVEEKKAEEESAEKEKDADGEAMDTKDEAASVESSATEKEKEKEKEKEGEKEKEKDGEPSTAEDKVEAKAEAGVSSTSSDVNGEPQPGPSTSNGDTSVQEDNADNLQVAWEILELAVHIFQQQGDKGYENLPECYTELAGISFENSFFKEAIKDYVKALEIYQKTKQPDLRLLAEVNYKVGLCYMMEREFEESINSFKGAVTELEKVVEEEKAKEQTDDIKETIQDLEQMKKEILEKIADVEEAMKTPIEDVKRELSKIIVSGEVDTNGKDLNNGAGTSSAGGSSSSNGSTSKLAAKPATDISHLIKRKKPDSASMEVEGSPAKKTASEADNAATHNTST, encoded by the exons ATGGCAGAAAAGTCGGAAACCCTTGTGACGAAGGAGGAGAAAATTAACGAAGCGAAGGAACTGTTCGGTCGCGGCAGCCGAAACTATTGCATGAAACAGTACGCGGATGCGGCCGACGATCTGAGCGCTTGCTGCTCCATCTACTCCGAGCTGTACGGGCCGAACGCGGAAGAGCTGGGATTGCCTTATCTAATGTATGCAAAATCGCTGATTGCCCTCGGGAAAGATGAGAACAACCTGATCGCGGCGGCCGACGATGGCGAAGAGGTAgacgaggacgacgaagaGGATGAGGAGGGCGAGGAAGGtggtgaagaagaagaagaagcagctgctgctggtggtgctgctgaggGCGTTGAGGAGAAGAAAGCGGAGGAAGAAAGtgctgaaaaggaaaaagacgCTGACGGTGAGGCAATGGATACGAAGGACGAAGCTGCCTCGGTGGAGAGTAGTGCTACGgaaaaggagaaggaaaaggaaaaagaaaaggagggggaaaaggagaaggaaaaggatGGTGAACCATCAACAGCAGAAGATAAAGTGGAAGCTAAGGCAGAAGCTGGCGTCAGCAGCACTTCGTCGGACGTTAACGGCGAGCCACAACCGGGTCCCTCCACCTCGAACGGTGATACGAGCGTGCAGGAGGATAACGCGGACAACTTGCAGGTCGCGTGGGAAATCCTGGAACTGGCGGTACATATCTTCCAGCAGCAGGGTGATAAGGGCTACGAAAATCTTCCCGAATGCTACACCGAGCTGGCAGGCATCTCGTTCGAAAACAGTTTCTTCAAAGAAGCGATCAAAGATTACG TGAAAGCACTAGAAATTTACCAGAAAACCAAACAACCCGATCTGCGTCTGCTGGCCGAGGTGAACTACAAGGTTGggctgtgctacatgatggaGCGCGAGTTCGAAGAGTCCATCAACTCGTTCAAGGGCGCCGTAACCGAGCTGGAAAAGGTGGTAGAGGAGGAAAAGGCGAAGGAGCAGACCGATGATATTAAGGAAACCATCCAGGATCTGGAGCAGATGAAGAAGGAAATTTTGGAAAAGATTGCCGACGTCGAAGAGGCGATGAAAACG CCCATCGAAGACGTCAAGCGCGAGCTCTCGAAGATCATCGTTTCCGGTGAGGTGGACACGAATGGTAAGGATCTGAACAACGGTGCCGGTACATCGTCCGCCGGCGGTAGCTCCAGCAGCAACGGTTCCACCTCAAAGTTGGCGGCCAAGCCGGCGACCGACATTTCGCACCTGATCAAGCGGAAAAAGCCCGACAGCGCCAGCATGGAAGTGGAAGGATCGCCGGCCAAGAAGACGGCCTCCGAAGCGGACAATGCAGCGACACACAACACCAGTACGTAA
- the LOC121587992 gene encoding uncharacterized protein LOC121587992 isoform X2, with amino-acid sequence MQPSATTTTIMATTSTGPGGTTTTTATAGAAAPNHQQTPSGNGTCSSIPPPIMFLFLTLLMTSSATAMLCAAIMTDHWEHVSWDRNSLDRISNETAIELHWYLDGRAAKIPLKGKGLPKQQHPHHHQQQQVGQKSGGAATNPVVTDNRAGVFLVPMNGGIWTLCIDLTAEEIREMSNDGFPQVDQCVNYLAGTMESAQGNDEDARADWQHRMQNLSISCSLVCLIILGSAALVGAFGVCQRQISAVLVTGVMYLLAALFALFTLMIIHFKRQQGRPLLDSDFDGTIDGVVAIKGTARAASKFLGARIFVTAWSLELGWGGVVLCVFTSFLWILLSKIMRFNPLSAMI; translated from the exons ATGCAGCCATCGGCgacgaccaccaccatcatggCCACGACCAGCACGGGTCCGGGCGGCACGActacgacgacggcgacggccGGAGCTGCCGCACCCAACCATCAACAGACACCGTCCGGCAATGGGACGTGCTCCTCGATACCGCCACCGATCATGTTCCTCTTCCTGACGCTGCTCATGACGTCCAGTGCGACCGCGATGCTGTGCGCCGCCATCATGACCGATCACTGGGAGCACGTGTCCTGGGACCGCAACAGCCTCGATCGCATCAGCAACGAAACCGCCATCGAGCTGCACTGGTACCTGGACGGCCGGGCGGCAAAGATTCCGCTCAAGGGCAAAG GTTTACCGAAGCAACaacatcctcatcatcatcagcagcagcaggttggACAAAAGAGCGGTGGTGCAGCGACGAACCCGGTGGTGACGGATAATCGGGCCGGCGTTTTCCTCGTACCGATGAACGGTGGCATCTGGACGCTCTGTATCGATCTGACGGCGGAGGAGATCCGGGAGATGTCGAACGACGGCTTTCCGCAGGTCGATCAGTGCGTCAACTATCTGGCCGGCACGATGGAGAGCGCACAGGGCAACGATGAGGATGCGAGGGCCGATTGGCAACACA gaatgCAGAATCTATCGATTTCCTGTTCGCTCGTGTGCCTCATCATACTCGGCAGCGCTGCCCTGGTGGGCGCTTTCGGTGTGTGCCAGCGCCAAATCAGTGCCGTACTGGTGACGGGCGTAATGTACCTGCTGGCTG CGCTCTTCGCCCTGTTCACGCTGATGATAATACACTTCAAGCGGCAGCAGGGCCGGCCCCTGCTCGATAGTGACTTCGACGGCACGATCGACGGTGTGGTCGCCATCAAGGGGACGGCACGGGCCGCATCGAAATTCCTGGGCGCTCGCATCTTCGTCACCGCCTGGAGCCTGGAGCTGGGCTGGGGCGGTGTCGTACTGTGCGTCTTCACCTCCTTCCTCTGGATTCTGCTGTCGAAAATCATGCGCTTCAATCCGCTGTCGGCAATGATTTGA
- the LOC121587992 gene encoding uncharacterized protein LOC121587992 isoform X1 — MQPSATTTTIMATTSTGPGGTTTTTATAGAAAPNHQQTPSGNGTCSSIPPPIMFLFLTLLMTSSATAMLCAAIMTDHWEHVSWDRNSLDRISNETAIELHWYLDGRAAKIPLKGKGLPKQQHPHHHQQQQVGQKSGGAATNPVVTDNRAGVFLVPMNGGIWTLCIDLTAEEIREMSNDGFPQVDQCVNYLAGTMESAQGNDEDARADWQHSESQASLHPHLRMQNLSISCSLVCLIILGSAALVGAFGVCQRQISAVLVTGVMYLLAALFALFTLMIIHFKRQQGRPLLDSDFDGTIDGVVAIKGTARAASKFLGARIFVTAWSLELGWGGVVLCVFTSFLWILLSKIMRFNPLSAMI; from the exons ATGCAGCCATCGGCgacgaccaccaccatcatggCCACGACCAGCACGGGTCCGGGCGGCACGActacgacgacggcgacggccGGAGCTGCCGCACCCAACCATCAACAGACACCGTCCGGCAATGGGACGTGCTCCTCGATACCGCCACCGATCATGTTCCTCTTCCTGACGCTGCTCATGACGTCCAGTGCGACCGCGATGCTGTGCGCCGCCATCATGACCGATCACTGGGAGCACGTGTCCTGGGACCGCAACAGCCTCGATCGCATCAGCAACGAAACCGCCATCGAGCTGCACTGGTACCTGGACGGCCGGGCGGCAAAGATTCCGCTCAAGGGCAAAG GTTTACCGAAGCAACaacatcctcatcatcatcagcagcagcaggttggACAAAAGAGCGGTGGTGCAGCGACGAACCCGGTGGTGACGGATAATCGGGCCGGCGTTTTCCTCGTACCGATGAACGGTGGCATCTGGACGCTCTGTATCGATCTGACGGCGGAGGAGATCCGGGAGATGTCGAACGACGGCTTTCCGCAGGTCGATCAGTGCGTCAACTATCTGGCCGGCACGATGGAGAGCGCACAGGGCAACGATGAGGATGCGAGGGCCGATTGGCAACACAGTGAGTCCCAGGCGTCCTTACATCCGCATTTAA gaatgCAGAATCTATCGATTTCCTGTTCGCTCGTGTGCCTCATCATACTCGGCAGCGCTGCCCTGGTGGGCGCTTTCGGTGTGTGCCAGCGCCAAATCAGTGCCGTACTGGTGACGGGCGTAATGTACCTGCTGGCTG CGCTCTTCGCCCTGTTCACGCTGATGATAATACACTTCAAGCGGCAGCAGGGCCGGCCCCTGCTCGATAGTGACTTCGACGGCACGATCGACGGTGTGGTCGCCATCAAGGGGACGGCACGGGCCGCATCGAAATTCCTGGGCGCTCGCATCTTCGTCACCGCCTGGAGCCTGGAGCTGGGCTGGGGCGGTGTCGTACTGTGCGTCTTCACCTCCTTCCTCTGGATTCTGCTGTCGAAAATCATGCGCTTCAATCCGCTGTCGGCAATGATTTGA